A portion of the Candidatus Hydrogenedentota bacterium genome contains these proteins:
- a CDS encoding DUF503 domain-containing protein — MTIGLLNIDFLVPEARSLKDKRRVLRSVKDQVRARFNCAIAETEHQDLWQRGRLSVVVVSGDSHHANSQLNEILHFVESRLGANIADCQIELL, encoded by the coding sequence TTGACCATCGGACTGCTGAATATTGATTTTCTCGTTCCCGAGGCCCGGTCGCTTAAGGATAAGCGCCGGGTCTTGCGGAGCGTGAAGGATCAGGTTCGCGCCCGTTTCAACTGCGCCATCGCGGAGACGGAGCATCAGGATCTCTGGCAGCGGGGACGCCTGAGCGTCGTGGTCGTTTCGGGCGACTCGCACCACGCCAATTCACAACTGAATGAAATCTTACACTTTGTAGAGAGCCGGCTCGGCGCGAACATCGCCGATTGCCAGATTGAATTGCTATGA
- the rbfA gene encoding 30S ribosome-binding factor RbfA yields MSTKGRGQRVGELIRHEIAGLLTRGLKDPRIGFVSVMDVEMSKDLHYATVNVSLYGDEKERKSSLIALQNSAGWIRREVGKHVRLRFTPEIRFRADETLDQVYALEKVFEEIHEDRKQQPMIRLELPALLEELKAANSFMITSHVSPDGDAVGSVLALKFLLEALGKTEVHCVLADPVPAIYTNLPGASSIKSADADIPDYEVAVIVDVARLNRIGDAADLITEDEKVFVIDHHLEEHPEGNFGFVDATYAATGEIMVDLFTTAGIPLTPEAAHCAYVAQITDTGGYRYSNTSARSHRIAALIHEVAIDHADICSDVFDMFSRPKILLMKTVLDRMELSCEGRVATSYVTQEDIDEVGGKKEDLNGLVNYLRNIDGVVVGILFTGVDARITKASVRSSHAFNAATFLKEYGGGGHAAAAGVTMEVPLDEARQQILDRLCTLLGSCP; encoded by the coding sequence ATGAGTACAAAAGGCCGCGGACAGCGGGTGGGCGAATTGATTCGCCATGAAATAGCCGGGCTCCTTACCCGGGGTCTGAAGGACCCGCGTATCGGGTTTGTGTCGGTCATGGACGTGGAGATGTCGAAGGACCTGCACTACGCCACGGTCAACGTGAGCCTCTACGGCGATGAGAAAGAGCGGAAAAGTTCCCTGATCGCCCTCCAGAACTCGGCGGGCTGGATCCGGCGCGAAGTGGGTAAACATGTGCGCCTGCGCTTCACGCCGGAAATCCGTTTTCGCGCCGATGAGACCCTCGATCAGGTCTACGCGCTGGAAAAAGTCTTTGAAGAGATTCACGAGGATCGGAAACAGCAACCCATGATCCGTCTCGAACTTCCCGCGCTGCTTGAAGAGCTCAAGGCCGCCAATTCCTTCATGATCACGAGCCATGTGAGCCCCGACGGCGACGCCGTGGGCAGCGTCCTGGCCCTGAAGTTCCTGCTGGAGGCCCTCGGCAAGACGGAGGTCCACTGCGTTCTCGCCGACCCCGTTCCGGCCATCTACACCAACCTCCCCGGCGCTTCGAGCATCAAGAGCGCCGATGCGGATATCCCCGACTATGAGGTCGCCGTTATCGTCGACGTGGCGCGATTGAACCGCATCGGCGACGCGGCGGACCTGATCACCGAAGACGAGAAGGTTTTTGTGATCGATCACCACCTCGAAGAACACCCGGAGGGCAACTTCGGATTCGTCGACGCGACTTACGCCGCCACGGGCGAGATCATGGTGGATCTGTTCACCACCGCGGGCATTCCCCTGACGCCGGAAGCCGCCCACTGCGCCTACGTCGCCCAGATCACGGATACGGGCGGCTACCGCTATTCAAACACGTCGGCCCGCTCCCACCGCATCGCCGCGCTGATCCACGAGGTCGCGATCGACCATGCGGACATTTGCAGCGATGTCTTCGACATGTTCTCCCGCCCGAAGATCCTCTTGATGAAAACGGTGCTCGACCGGATGGAACTTTCCTGCGAGGGGCGCGTGGCCACATCCTACGTGACCCAGGAAGACATCGACGAAGTGGGCGGGAAGAAGGAAGACCTGAACGGCCTCGTCAACTACCTGCGCAATATCGACGGAGTCGTCGTCGGCATACTGTTCACCGGCGTCGATGCCCGGATCACGAAGGCCAGTGTCCGCTCATCCCATGCGTTCAACGCGGCCACCTTCCTGAAGGAATACGGTGGAGGTGGTCATGCCGCCGCCGCCGGCGTCACGATGGAAGTGCCCCTGGACGAGGCGCGCCAACAGATCCTGGATCGCCTCTGTACCCTCCTGGGGAGCTGCCCATGA
- the nusA gene encoding transcription termination/antitermination protein NusA — protein sequence MDPNLRLILQQIEADKSIDRHTLIEAIRSAIESAARKDAGNAANITVEVDPDTLAFKVFEIRTVVEEISDPSTEITLAAALELNPAVVAGNRLKVQAHPQDFGRIAAQTAKQVIIQKIKDAERDNIFEEFKQREGELITGTVKRVSHGNIIVSIGKAEALIPYREQSPRETFRTGDRIRAILVEVEKSQKGAQVILSRTSPELVRALFELEVPELYDETIEIRAIAREAGSRTKVAVKSNDVNVDPVGACVGMKGARVRSVVEELSGEKIDIVRWSDDAVELCANALNPADILNIQLDKEHGNIQVVVPQDQLSLAIGKRGQNARLASKLIGWNIDIQGEADGGGDDDDALFDEAGEEQDASSGARNQEASAGDEEVD from the coding sequence TTGGATCCGAATCTGCGCTTAATATTGCAGCAAATCGAGGCGGACAAGAGTATTGATCGCCATACCCTCATCGAAGCGATCCGCAGCGCCATTGAAAGTGCTGCCCGCAAGGACGCCGGTAACGCTGCCAATATAACCGTTGAAGTCGATCCGGATACCCTCGCCTTCAAGGTGTTTGAAATTCGCACCGTGGTGGAGGAGATTTCCGATCCTTCTACGGAAATCACGCTCGCAGCCGCCCTGGAGTTGAACCCCGCCGTGGTGGCGGGCAACCGCCTCAAGGTGCAGGCCCACCCGCAGGATTTTGGCCGGATCGCGGCCCAGACCGCAAAGCAGGTCATCATCCAGAAGATTAAGGATGCGGAGCGGGACAACATCTTTGAGGAGTTCAAGCAGCGCGAGGGCGAGCTCATCACCGGTACGGTGAAGCGGGTGAGCCACGGCAATATTATCGTGTCGATCGGGAAAGCGGAGGCGTTGATTCCCTACCGCGAACAGTCGCCGCGCGAAACCTTCCGCACGGGTGATCGCATCCGCGCCATTCTCGTGGAAGTCGAGAAATCACAGAAGGGCGCGCAGGTTATCTTGTCGCGCACCTCCCCGGAACTGGTCCGCGCGCTCTTCGAGCTTGAAGTACCCGAGCTCTACGACGAGACCATCGAGATTCGCGCCATCGCCCGCGAGGCTGGAAGCCGGACCAAGGTGGCCGTAAAGTCGAACGACGTGAATGTGGACCCGGTGGGCGCGTGCGTGGGGATGAAGGGCGCTCGCGTGCGCTCCGTGGTGGAGGAACTGTCCGGCGAAAAGATCGATATCGTCCGGTGGAGCGACGACGCGGTGGAACTCTGCGCCAACGCCCTGAACCCGGCGGACATACTGAATATTCAATTAGACAAGGAACACGGGAACATCCAGGTGGTAGTGCCCCAGGACCAGCTTTCGCTGGCCATCGGGAAACGCGGTCAAAACGCGCGCCTGGCGTCCAAGCTGATCGGCTGGAACATCGACATTCAGGGCGAAGCGGACGGTGGCGGCGATGATGACGACGCACTGTTTGACGAGGCGGGCGAGGAACAGGACGCCTCCAGCGGGGCACGGAATCAAGAGGCATCGGCCGGCGACGAAGAAGTAGATTAA
- the infB gene encoding translation initiation factor IF-2: protein MSAEEAVETLRKIGVALEGVESEITAAQVDILIDVDEDPSVLDKILQKKRKDDEAEKKRKQKADKKAADEKKAAARKTGDEKAEADGGEDAGEEPEAEILGDIVPEEAPIQEVPDAVGAAPIEIATAEPVVSVDVAEPVVVETPEVVEAVEAPVSVPAPTPAPTMEPMAEILPPEEPGAPGEPGQDDESGRGRRGHDSPIHETTLAKAEILHEKEDRLRQKKKLERPLPTPDPDVVAAVIRRDQEKRSGILRAEAGARRRPERPGALGATPPPVGASRGRDAGREPLRDSGRDARGLPKVIPLTIEEQAEKEQQFRNSPKKGVGAAGKAARKKPKRAERARVLEDTLRRDAAAAVKEFQSGSGVLGSKKRRKKRAQEGDLQQEAKVGGSIEVDESMTVEQLAEAMSVGVNDLILDLMDDNMMVTKNQSLDIDIIRRLAVKRNFEVTSIIPEEDDVLFDEPDAPEDLVFRAPVVTVMGHVDHGKTSLLDVVRKANVAHGEAGGITQHIAAYDVAMGAGRVVFLDTPGHEAFTQMRSRGAQITDVVVLVVAADDGVKPQTIEAIDHAKAANVPIVVAINKCDKPGAQPDRVRGELANYGLQDESWGGKTIVKNVSAHTGEGIDELMELLVLESEMLELKANPNKRARGAIVESELSKGHGPVAWVLVQTGTLRIGDVFLCGETYGRVRMITTSKGRQVKEVGPATPVLVTGFNAVCEAGDQFVVVQEERVARTIATKRAALSRQKRSVSQKRMTLEDFHALMEGVEQKTLNVIIKADAQGSVDVLCSSFAKLGNAEVSISVVHAGVGGINESDVLLAGASNAVIIGFHVTAGIKVRQMAEAEGVDIRTYLIIYEAIDQVTRALEGLLTPDTKETITGHAEIRQVFRSSKFGNIAGSFQLDGDTERGALARLLRDNVVIYSGKIATVRRERDEVKSVTQGFECGLKLDRFDDIQAGDIIETYKLESIAKTLE, encoded by the coding sequence ATGAGTGCCGAAGAAGCGGTGGAAACCCTTCGCAAGATCGGTGTCGCACTTGAAGGTGTGGAATCTGAAATTACGGCCGCTCAGGTAGACATCCTGATCGATGTGGACGAAGATCCGTCGGTATTGGACAAGATTCTCCAGAAGAAACGCAAGGACGACGAGGCCGAGAAAAAGCGTAAGCAGAAGGCCGACAAGAAGGCCGCCGACGAGAAGAAGGCGGCGGCACGCAAGACCGGCGATGAGAAAGCCGAAGCGGATGGCGGTGAAGACGCGGGCGAAGAGCCCGAGGCCGAGATCCTGGGTGATATCGTGCCCGAGGAAGCGCCCATTCAGGAAGTTCCAGACGCAGTCGGGGCTGCGCCCATTGAAATTGCAACCGCGGAGCCCGTCGTTTCGGTCGACGTGGCCGAGCCCGTGGTCGTCGAGACGCCGGAAGTCGTCGAGGCCGTGGAGGCTCCGGTATCCGTACCCGCACCCACCCCTGCCCCCACAATGGAACCCATGGCTGAAATACTCCCGCCGGAAGAACCCGGCGCACCCGGTGAGCCCGGTCAGGACGATGAGTCCGGTCGGGGCCGCCGCGGGCACGATTCCCCGATCCACGAAACCACCCTCGCCAAGGCGGAAATACTCCACGAGAAAGAGGACCGCCTCCGGCAGAAGAAGAAACTCGAACGGCCCCTGCCCACGCCCGATCCCGATGTGGTGGCCGCGGTGATCCGCCGCGACCAGGAAAAGCGCTCCGGCATTCTCCGGGCTGAAGCGGGTGCGCGCCGTCGCCCCGAACGTCCCGGCGCACTGGGAGCCACGCCGCCGCCCGTCGGCGCATCGCGCGGTCGCGACGCCGGCCGTGAACCCCTCCGCGATTCCGGCAGAGACGCCCGGGGCCTTCCCAAGGTTATTCCCCTGACCATTGAAGAGCAGGCGGAAAAGGAGCAACAGTTCCGGAATTCGCCCAAGAAGGGTGTGGGCGCCGCTGGAAAAGCGGCCCGCAAGAAGCCCAAACGCGCCGAACGCGCCCGCGTGCTTGAAGATACCTTGCGCCGCGACGCGGCTGCCGCCGTGAAGGAATTTCAGTCCGGCAGCGGCGTCCTGGGAAGCAAGAAACGCCGCAAGAAGCGGGCCCAGGAGGGCGATTTGCAGCAGGAAGCCAAAGTGGGCGGCTCGATTGAGGTGGATGAATCCATGACCGTCGAGCAACTGGCCGAAGCGATGTCCGTGGGCGTGAACGATCTTATTCTCGACCTCATGGATGACAACATGATGGTCACGAAGAACCAGTCGCTGGATATTGATATCATCCGCAGGCTGGCCGTGAAGAGGAACTTTGAAGTCACCTCGATTATCCCCGAGGAAGACGATGTGCTCTTCGACGAGCCCGACGCCCCGGAGGATCTGGTCTTCCGCGCACCCGTGGTTACCGTCATGGGTCACGTGGACCATGGCAAGACCTCTCTCCTCGACGTGGTTCGCAAGGCAAACGTTGCCCACGGCGAAGCGGGTGGCATCACGCAGCACATCGCGGCGTACGACGTTGCGATGGGCGCGGGACGCGTCGTCTTCCTGGATACGCCGGGTCACGAAGCCTTCACCCAGATGCGCTCCCGCGGCGCCCAGATCACCGACGTGGTGGTGCTGGTGGTGGCGGCAGACGACGGCGTGAAACCCCAGACGATTGAAGCTATCGACCACGCCAAGGCCGCCAATGTGCCGATCGTCGTGGCCATCAATAAGTGCGACAAGCCCGGCGCCCAGCCGGATCGCGTGCGCGGCGAATTGGCGAATTATGGCCTCCAGGACGAGTCCTGGGGTGGCAAGACCATCGTCAAGAACGTTTCGGCCCACACCGGCGAAGGCATCGACGAGCTCATGGAGCTGCTGGTGCTGGAATCGGAGATGCTCGAACTGAAGGCCAACCCGAACAAGCGGGCCCGGGGCGCCATCGTGGAGTCCGAACTCTCCAAGGGCCACGGCCCGGTGGCCTGGGTTCTGGTACAGACTGGCACGCTGCGCATTGGCGATGTGTTCCTGTGCGGCGAGACCTATGGCCGAGTGCGCATGATTACGACCTCCAAGGGACGGCAGGTTAAGGAAGTCGGTCCCGCGACCCCGGTCCTGGTTACCGGCTTTAACGCGGTCTGCGAAGCCGGCGACCAGTTCGTGGTCGTGCAGGAAGAGCGCGTGGCGCGTACGATCGCCACGAAGCGCGCCGCCCTCAGTCGCCAGAAGCGCAGCGTATCCCAGAAGCGCATGACGCTGGAAGATTTCCACGCCCTGATGGAAGGGGTCGAACAGAAGACCCTCAATGTGATTATCAAGGCGGACGCCCAGGGCTCCGTCGACGTACTGTGCTCCAGCTTTGCCAAGTTGGGCAATGCGGAAGTAAGCATAAGTGTTGTACACGCGGGCGTAGGCGGGATCAACGAGTCCGACGTGTTGCTGGCGGGTGCGAGCAACGCGGTTATCATCGGATTCCATGTGACCGCCGGGATCAAGGTCCGCCAGATGGCCGAGGCCGAGGGCGTGGATATCCGCACCTACCTCATCATCTACGAGGCGATCGATCAAGTAACGCGGGCCCTGGAAGGCTTGCTTACGCCGGACACCAAGGAGACCATCACGGGCCACGCGGAAATCCGCCAGGTCTTCCGCTCTTCCAAGTTCGGCAATATCGCGGGCAGCTTCCAGTTGGACGGCGATACGGAACGCGGCGCCCTCGCGCGTCTGCTGCGCGACAACGTGGTGATCTACAGTGGCAAAATCGCCACGGTCCGCCGCGAACGGGATGAAGTAAAGAGTGTCACGCAGGGCTTCGAGTGCGGTCTGAAACTGGACCGCTTCGACGATATCCAGGCGGGCGATATCATCGAGACCTACAAACTCGAAAGCATCGCTAAAACACTGGAGTAA
- the truB gene encoding tRNA pseudouridine(55) synthase TruB, whose translation MKGILLVDKPAGMTSHDVVDRIRRAARMKRVGHTGTLDPAATGLLILCLGPATRLSEHFTGLEKTYEGTMRLGIETASYDLDGEIVAEKPVPDLDVAAIQRQCAPFTGQIQQVPPMVSAVKVDGERLYKLARKGEIVERPARSVLVRAFDVLSYDAPDARVRVTCSSGTYVRSLCHDVGQAIGCGAALASLRRLAVGRHRIEDALPLEALTSPDSVAAHLLPMGNALDLPAGVLEDDALPALANGNPISSRNLVGGCPVSHGWLQLKNRAGDLLALCMVEPAGLESLVHPKRVFFNDRS comes from the coding sequence ATGAAAGGCATACTGTTGGTAGACAAGCCAGCGGGTATGACTTCTCATGACGTGGTGGACCGGATCCGTCGCGCGGCCCGCATGAAGCGTGTGGGCCATACCGGCACCCTCGATCCCGCCGCTACGGGACTGCTGATTCTCTGCCTTGGTCCCGCGACGCGGCTCTCGGAACACTTTACCGGACTGGAAAAAACTTACGAAGGCACCATGCGCCTCGGTATCGAGACGGCCTCCTACGATCTGGATGGCGAGATCGTGGCCGAGAAACCCGTGCCCGACCTTGATGTGGCGGCGATCCAGCGCCAGTGCGCCCCATTTACGGGCCAGATTCAGCAGGTTCCACCGATGGTGAGCGCGGTGAAAGTGGACGGCGAGCGGCTCTACAAGCTCGCCCGCAAAGGCGAGATCGTGGAACGCCCCGCGCGCTCCGTGCTGGTGCGGGCTTTTGACGTGCTGTCCTATGACGCGCCCGATGCGCGCGTTCGAGTGACCTGTTCAAGCGGTACTTACGTGCGCAGCCTCTGCCACGATGTGGGCCAGGCCATCGGGTGCGGTGCCGCACTGGCCTCCCTCCGCCGTCTCGCCGTGGGACGTCACCGGATTGAAGACGCCCTGCCGCTCGAAGCGCTTACCTCACCCGATTCGGTGGCGGCGCACCTCCTGCCCATGGGCAATGCCCTGGACCTCCCGGCGGGGGTCCTGGAAGACGACGCCCTGCCGGCCCTGGCCAACGGCAACCCCATCAGCAGCCGCAACCTGGTGGGGGGGTGCCCCGTCTCCCATGGATGGCTTCAGTTGAAAAACCGGGCGGGAGATTTGCTCGCCCTCTGTATGGTGGAACCCGCCGGACTCGAATCACTGGTGCATCCGAAACGAGTCTTCTTCAACGATCGCTCCTGA
- the ribF gene encoding riboflavin biosynthesis protein RibF, protein MDVIQDATRCDCRYPNLVLTVGSFDGVHLGHQTILKAVIERARQQNGTAALMSLQPHPRAFFQGTDDFALLSDACQKENLLRAAGLDVYFILPFNDSVARMEPGDFLARILIGQCKARHMVVGDDFFFGAGARGNVAFLNREGGRHGLTAEVVPPVIVDGERVSSTRIRALVAGGRLEEAGALLGRPYAIAGTVARGRGMGRQLGYPTANLQSDRALLPAHGIYAARVTIDGADLLAAVNIGFAPTLPHERPVVEAHILDYAGELAGRLIEIRLYRRLRGETKFDGIPELKAAIERDIVAIRQYFAEGA, encoded by the coding sequence ATGGACGTAATCCAAGACGCGACCAGGTGCGATTGCCGCTACCCCAATCTCGTGCTTACGGTGGGTAGCTTCGACGGCGTCCACCTGGGCCACCAGACCATCCTGAAGGCCGTGATCGAGCGAGCCCGTCAGCAAAACGGTACGGCGGCGCTCATGAGCCTCCAACCCCACCCCAGAGCATTTTTTCAAGGGACCGACGACTTCGCCCTGCTTTCCGACGCATGCCAGAAGGAGAATCTCCTCCGCGCGGCGGGCCTCGACGTTTACTTCATCCTGCCCTTCAATGATTCGGTCGCGCGAATGGAGCCGGGCGACTTTCTCGCTCGCATCCTGATCGGGCAGTGCAAAGCCCGGCACATGGTCGTGGGGGATGACTTCTTTTTCGGCGCGGGCGCGCGGGGCAATGTGGCCTTTCTGAACCGGGAAGGCGGGCGCCATGGCCTGACGGCGGAAGTGGTCCCGCCGGTTATCGTTGACGGGGAGCGCGTCAGCAGCACGCGAATACGCGCCCTGGTGGCCGGAGGCCGGCTGGAGGAAGCCGGGGCACTGCTCGGTCGGCCCTATGCCATCGCCGGCACCGTCGCGCGGGGTCGCGGGATGGGCAGGCAACTCGGGTACCCCACCGCCAACCTGCAATCCGACAGGGCCCTTCTTCCCGCCCACGGAATTTACGCGGCCCGGGTAACCATCGACGGTGCGGATCTCCTGGCGGCGGTGAATATCGGCTTCGCACCGACCCTGCCTCACGAGCGACCGGTGGTGGAGGCCCACATCCTCGACTACGCGGGCGAACTGGCGGGGCGGCTCATCGAAATTCGCCTTTATCGACGCCTGCGCGGGGAAACAAAGTTCGACGGGATCCCCGAATTGAAAGCCGCCATCGAAAGAGATATAGTTGCAATACGGCAGTATTTCGCCGAGGGGGCTTGA